From Saprospiraceae bacterium, one genomic window encodes:
- a CDS encoding TraB/GumN family protein, with the protein MGKVSSLLWQFSDQNNHQGYLFGSIHLALPNQQSLLDALEPYIRECNLVLNEVNFEFLQSSDISSYIQMKEGLSYQNLLSPKKWTKLYNVLHKYLGDEIHLDFRQKPVVLLNLLSCKVAGFSLDDQHLDGVIYQLARRLKIPASGLEEFERHYSYLDRIPLEDQMRGLVKAGNHISDLRRKIRKIILAYLNQDIHLLYRISKSQLGKWRKWMINERNEEMSEALMQQLGEFKPFICVGAAHLSGKYGMLRILKKRGFQLKPILIKQ; encoded by the coding sequence ATGGGTAAAGTATCCAGTCTGCTTTGGCAATTCTCAGATCAGAATAATCATCAGGGCTATCTTTTTGGATCTATTCATTTGGCTTTACCTAACCAGCAATCTTTGCTTGATGCCTTAGAACCTTACATAAGGGAATGTAATTTGGTATTGAATGAAGTAAATTTTGAGTTTCTTCAATCTTCAGATATTTCAAGTTATATTCAAATGAAGGAAGGGCTGTCATATCAAAATTTATTGAGCCCTAAGAAATGGACAAAGCTATATAATGTTTTGCACAAGTATTTAGGGGACGAGATACACTTAGATTTTAGGCAAAAGCCTGTTGTATTATTGAACCTGCTCTCTTGTAAAGTTGCTGGTTTTAGTTTGGATGATCAGCACTTGGATGGGGTCATTTATCAACTCGCCCGGAGATTAAAAATTCCAGCTAGCGGACTTGAAGAATTTGAAAGACATTATTCATATCTAGATAGAATTCCTTTAGAGGATCAAATGCGAGGCCTTGTCAAAGCCGGCAATCATATTTCTGATTTAAGGAGAAAAATTAGAAAAATTATTTTGGCATATTTAAATCAGGATATTCATCTTCTCTACAGGATTAGCAAAAGTCAGTTGGGAAAATGGCGAAAGTGGATGATAAATGAAAGAAATGAAGAAATGTCGGAAGCGTTAATGCAGCAACTTGGTGAATTCAAGCCATTTATTTGTGTTGGAGCAGCACATCTATCTGGGAAATATGGAATGTTAAGAATTTTGAAAAAAAGAGGATTTCAATTGAAACCTATTTTAATTAAACAATGA
- a CDS encoding Lrp/AsnC family transcriptional regulator yields the protein MSDKIDKVDVKILNILQENSKITNLELSKKIGLSPAPTLERVKKLEMSGVIESYHAVVNPQKVNLFVSTFVLVNVKWSKENALSSFMDKVKKIDEIIECFVITGDADILMRVICKDMQSYENLLFKKLASITEVERIKTLMNLSTIKALKKLPIVVE from the coding sequence ATGAGTGATAAGATTGATAAGGTAGATGTCAAAATTTTAAATATTCTGCAAGAGAATAGCAAAATTACCAATCTTGAGCTTTCCAAGAAAATTGGCCTTTCACCTGCTCCAACCCTGGAAAGGGTTAAAAAGCTTGAGATGTCAGGCGTCATTGAAAGTTATCACGCCGTGGTTAACCCACAAAAAGTGAATTTATTTGTCAGCACCTTTGTATTGGTAAACGTTAAATGGAGTAAGGAAAATGCTTTGTCTAGTTTTATGGATAAAGTCAAAAAAATTGACGAAATCATTGAATGTTTTGTAATAACGGGCGATGCCGATATTTTAATGCGTGTCATCTGTAAAGATATGCAGAGCTATGAGAATCTTTTGTTTAAGAAATTAGCTTCAATCACGGAAGTTGAAAGAATTAAGACATTAATGAATCTTTCGACCATTAAAGCATTGAAAAAGCTACCCATCGTAGTGGAGTAA
- a CDS encoding Glu/Leu/Phe/Val dehydrogenase: protein MSINSENSFLASVNRNFDRAAGFTNIPKGILAQIKACNAVYEIRFPVRIGDEIQVIEAYRAQHSHHRLPTKGGIRYSQHVNKDEVEALAALMTYKCAIVDVPFGGAKGGVKINPWQYTEDQLERITRRYTTELIKKNFIGPGIDVPAPDYGTGPREMAWILDTYLTFKGGEIDAAGCVTGKPVNQNGIRGRNEATGRGVFYGLRELCDTESAMRKLGLTKGLKGKKVVIQGMGNVGSFSGSIMQEEGGVKVIGVAEYEGSIYNPDGIDVNKLLAFRKETGSIINFPGTTTLERRDSALELECDILIPAALESQITAENADRIKAKIIGEAANGPVTADAEEILLKKGILIVPDMYLNAGGVTVSYFEWLKNLSHMRFGRMEKRFDSNLYSRMIEKVEELSGKRISDKEKLLLTQGADEIDLVRSGLEETMVSSFQQIWKTYESRPESGSLRNAAFIVALEKISNDYANLGIFP from the coding sequence ATGAGCATAAATTCTGAAAATTCATTTTTAGCGAGTGTAAATCGCAATTTTGACAGAGCCGCTGGTTTTACAAATATACCCAAAGGCATATTGGCCCAAATAAAAGCTTGCAATGCAGTTTATGAAATTAGATTTCCAGTTAGAATTGGAGACGAAATACAAGTCATTGAGGCATACCGTGCACAACATAGCCACCACAGGCTCCCAACGAAAGGAGGTATCAGATATAGTCAGCATGTTAATAAAGATGAGGTAGAAGCCTTAGCAGCTTTGATGACTTATAAATGTGCAATTGTAGATGTTCCATTTGGTGGCGCCAAAGGAGGCGTAAAAATAAACCCCTGGCAATATACTGAGGATCAGTTGGAAAGAATTACAAGAAGATATACCACCGAACTTATAAAGAAAAACTTTATCGGACCGGGTATCGATGTGCCCGCTCCGGACTACGGGACAGGCCCTCGCGAAATGGCTTGGATATTGGATACCTACCTTACATTTAAGGGAGGGGAAATAGATGCGGCCGGTTGCGTAACAGGCAAGCCAGTCAATCAAAATGGAATTAGAGGCAGGAATGAAGCAACTGGACGAGGTGTTTTTTATGGTTTACGGGAACTTTGTGACACCGAATCAGCAATGCGAAAACTTGGTTTAACCAAAGGATTGAAAGGTAAGAAAGTCGTCATCCAGGGAATGGGAAATGTGGGCTCTTTTTCGGGCTCAATTATGCAGGAAGAAGGGGGTGTTAAAGTCATCGGAGTGGCTGAATACGAAGGATCTATATACAATCCGGATGGAATCGATGTGAATAAATTACTTGCCTTCAGAAAGGAAACTGGTTCAATTATAAATTTTCCGGGCACAACAACCTTAGAACGCAGAGATTCAGCCTTGGAATTGGAATGTGACATCTTGATTCCTGCGGCTCTTGAAAGTCAAATCACCGCCGAAAATGCCGACAGGATTAAGGCCAAAATAATTGGTGAGGCTGCAAACGGACCAGTTACTGCAGATGCTGAAGAAATTTTATTAAAAAAAGGTATTTTAATAGTGCCAGATATGTACCTCAATGCGGGGGGTGTGACAGTTTCTTATTTTGAATGGCTAAAGAACTTATCGCACATGCGATTTGGCAGAATGGAAAAGAGGTTTGACAGCAATTTATACAGCAGAATGATTGAAAAAGTGGAAGAACTGTCTGGTAAAAGAATTTCTGATAAAGAAAAACTTTTGTTGACTCAGGGAGCGGATGAAATAGATTTGGTGAGATCAGGTCTGGAAGAAACAATGGTTAGCTCTTTTCAACAGATTTGGAAGACTTATGAATCCCGACCGGAGTCCGGAAGTTTAAGGAATGCAGCCTTTATTGTGGCTTTGGAGAAAATATCCAACGATTATGCAAATCTTGGTATATTTCCATAG
- the ccsA gene encoding cytochrome c biogenesis protein CcsA yields MKILEISWWKWFAVILFIYVLTRGLLLPLKPGIVDLQPSRVASGVHSVIHMTGYNTNYSLDTPRVFFKISNEFLAIADSVVVLSDTRLNIHHKFPPFLPVKQKLVQTSLIVDSELDGAAVIPSKLILSQDSIDLEEGKAAWTLKDSVHFHQKHALRFPYRNILYETIRNTFFHVSLWFAMFSMMLGSLIYSFRVLRTGSKLDDYKAYSLVFVAILFGSMGLATGSIWARFTWDTWWTNDIKLNMAALSMLIYVAYLILRFSIEDPDRRAKVTAAYNVFAVVAIIPLIFVLPRLTDSLHPGNGGNPAFGSEDMDHALRLVFYPSVLAFTLLGFWMAELWQRALLLEEELSD; encoded by the coding sequence ATGAAAATTTTGGAAATAAGTTGGTGGAAATGGTTTGCAGTGATCCTGTTTATTTATGTATTGACAAGAGGTTTATTACTTCCTTTAAAACCTGGTATTGTGGATCTCCAGCCTTCCAGAGTTGCTTCTGGAGTACATTCAGTTATTCACATGACAGGTTATAATACCAATTACAGTTTGGACACTCCGAGGGTTTTTTTTAAGATTTCAAACGAATTCCTGGCTATTGCAGATTCAGTCGTAGTTTTGTCTGATACTAGATTGAATATTCACCATAAGTTTCCTCCCTTTCTTCCGGTTAAGCAAAAATTGGTTCAAACAAGTTTAATTGTTGATTCGGAGTTGGATGGTGCCGCTGTCATTCCTTCAAAATTAATTCTTTCTCAAGATTCTATTGATCTTGAAGAAGGAAAAGCTGCTTGGACTTTAAAAGATTCGGTTCATTTTCATCAAAAGCATGCTTTGCGATTTCCATATAGAAATATTTTGTATGAGACCATTCGCAATACATTTTTTCATGTTTCTCTTTGGTTTGCAATGTTTTCTATGATGTTGGGATCGTTAATTTACTCCTTCAGAGTCTTGCGAACTGGAAGCAAATTAGACGATTACAAGGCGTATAGTTTGGTTTTTGTTGCAATCTTATTTGGATCGATGGGTTTGGCTACCGGATCAATTTGGGCAAGATTTACCTGGGATACCTGGTGGACCAATGACATCAAATTGAATATGGCTGCCTTGTCTATGTTAATTTATGTAGCATATTTGATATTGAGGTTTAGCATAGAGGATCCAGACAGAAGGGCCAAAGTGACAGCAGCATATAATGTTTTTGCAGTAGTGGCTATTATACCGCTTATTTTTGTTCTGCCACGGTTGACGGATAGTCTGCATCCTGGAAATGGTGGAAATCCGGCTTTCGGGTCTGAAGATATGGATCACGCTTTAAGATTGGTGTTTTATCCATCTGTTCTGGCTTTTACATTGCTTGGATTTTGGATGGCAGAGCTTTGGCAGCGTGCCTTGCTTTTGGAAGAGGAATTATCAGATTGA
- a CDS encoding N-acetylmuramoyl-L-alanine amidase: MNPSDKIIAGKKYYLPISIYSFDGKSIRSTLKIKDYDKAKSIEKYNNTLTEAKLTKSNYKDSKILYVPFAYLDQKPIQQPQKVQNLSKNTPSTNKKTKTLIADFKMDSAQVAALFKRSDFAAEEQTDLTSDKEMPLVKKVSGKSVKVDLFGKEKGEVYIESNQLSDQVFYIVPGHGGPDPGAMVKHTSGNVLCEDEYAYDVSLRLARNLIKHGAIVHIIVQDKHNGIRDERYLDCDNTEKVMGNLEMPVNQKKRLRQGMAKVNELYTVHKSDGIKKQWMISIHIDSQPEANRQDVFFYYQSDSRRSKKKAEKLQKVFADKYKIYQGRDYQGTISTRPLYVIKASNPDPIFVELANIRNPKDQERILSPKNRQVLADWMLEGFLQ; encoded by the coding sequence ATGAATCCTTCGGACAAAATTATTGCCGGTAAAAAATATTATTTGCCAATCTCCATTTACTCTTTTGACGGCAAGAGCATCCGGTCGACATTGAAGATTAAAGATTACGACAAAGCCAAATCCATCGAAAAATATAACAATACTCTGACCGAAGCAAAATTGACAAAGTCAAATTACAAAGACTCAAAAATTCTTTATGTTCCTTTTGCCTATTTGGATCAAAAGCCGATTCAACAACCTCAAAAAGTACAAAATTTATCCAAAAATACACCTTCAACAAATAAAAAGACAAAAACCTTGATTGCTGATTTTAAAATGGACTCAGCACAAGTCGCAGCCTTGTTTAAGCGGTCTGATTTTGCAGCAGAAGAACAGACTGACCTAACCTCTGATAAAGAAATGCCTTTGGTCAAAAAGGTAAGCGGAAAATCTGTTAAGGTAGATCTGTTTGGCAAAGAAAAAGGCGAAGTCTATATTGAATCAAATCAATTAAGTGATCAGGTTTTTTACATCGTACCAGGACACGGTGGCCCAGACCCTGGTGCCATGGTCAAACATACATCGGGAAATGTATTATGCGAAGATGAGTATGCTTATGATGTATCACTTAGACTTGCACGCAACCTGATAAAACATGGTGCAATTGTACATATTATTGTACAGGACAAACACAATGGAATCAGGGATGAGAGATATCTTGATTGCGATAACACCGAAAAAGTGATGGGGAATCTTGAAATGCCTGTTAATCAGAAAAAAAGGTTGAGACAAGGAATGGCAAAAGTGAATGAGTTATACACTGTGCACAAATCAGATGGGATCAAAAAACAATGGATGATATCTATTCATATTGATTCTCAACCGGAAGCAAACAGGCAGGATGTTTTCTTTTATTATCAGTCTGATAGCAGAAGGAGTAAAAAGAAAGCTGAAAAATTGCAAAAGGTTTTTGCTGATAAATATAAGATCTACCAGGGAAGGGATTATCAGGGCACCATAAGTACAAGACCTCTTTATGTCATTAAGGCATCAAATCCAGATCCCATTTTTGTAGAGTTAGCGAATATTAGAAATCCCAAAGATCAGGAACGAATTCTTTCTCCTAAAAACAGACAGGTGTTGGCAGATTGGATGTTGGAAGGTTTTCTTCAGTAA
- the rpoC gene encoding DNA-directed RNA polymerase subunit beta', with amino-acid sequence MSFKNKNIKLDQDFEKITISLSSPDDILDRSYGEILKPETINYRSYKPERDGLFCERIFGPVKDYECYCGKYKRIRYKGIVCDRCGVEVTEKKVRRERMGHIKLVVPVVHIWFFKSLPNKIGYLLGLSSKKLETVIYYERFVVIQPGMAKDTSVLDLLTEEEYFEILETLPKENQMLDDADPNKFVAKMGAEAIFDLLLRINMDDLSFELRHQASTESSQQRKTEALKRLRVVEAFREGLNNKNHRPEWMIIQYLPVIPPELRPLVPLDGGRFASSDLNDLYRRVIIRNNRLKRLLEIKAPEVILRNEKRMLQEAVDSLFDNSRKSNAVKAEGGRALKSLSDILKGKQGRFRQNLLGKRVDYSGRSVIVVGPTLKLHECGIPKGMAAELFKPFIIRKLIERGVVKTVKSAKKLVDRKEAVVWDILENILKGHPVLLNRAPTLHRLSIQAFQPTLVEGKAIQLHPLVCGAFNADFDGDQMAVHVPLSNASILEAQLLMLAPHNMLNPQDGSPVTLPSQDMVLGLYYLTKEKISTSNAKLRTYYSPEEVIIAFSENKVGLHDGIQMKAKVEDEQGNMSFKVIKTTVGRVIFNEAVPPQAPYVNELMTKKALKTYIGDIITRTNFAVTAKFLDDIKDMGFYWAFKAGLSFNLGDLITPSIKVKTLDEATKEVDEIWESYNNGLITNNERYNQIIDRWTFADNRITDNLMKELAIHKGGFNSVYMMLHSGARGSKQQIKQLCGLRGLMAKPRKSGDTGSAIIENPILSNFQDGLSVLEYFISTHGARKGLADTALKTADAGYLTRRLVDVSQDVVITEVDCNTLRGIDTAALIDNDKVIENLSSRIQGRFSLNHVENPITGAILLEAGEYIDVKTANLIEASGVESVMIRSVLTCEARKGVCTKCYGKNMATGRIAEQGDAVGIIAAQSIGEPGTQLTLRTFHVGGVAAVSKSESEITAKFDGVIEFDGIKFAESTDDNGARVYVVISRSGEIRILDAETKKMLTSAHVPYGAFLLVKNGQKAHKGDILCNWDPFNALIISEFPGIIKFDSIEEGVTFRMERDDQTGYSEKIIIESKNKKKIPAISIMSPSGEELKNYSLPVGAYITIEDNEEIVAGQMIGKIPRNVSKVSDITGGLPRVTELFEARNPSNPAVVSEIDGIVIYGKIKRGNREVFVEDERTGQRRKYLIGLSKHILVQEGDFVRAGMPLSDGNIAPRDILQIKGLFAVQSYLVNGVQEVYRSQGININDKHIEVIVRQMMRWVQIEDPGDTTLLEGEPVDKWDFVSENDVIFEKKVVTESNDSTKLKRGQLVSLRQLREENSYLKRNDKKIVEYRDAVPATSSPLLLGITRASLGTSSWISAASFQETTKVLSSAAIAAKSDDLSGLKENVIIGKKIPAGTGQKQYKEILVLPKKKEFVS; translated from the coding sequence ATGTCATTCAAGAATAAAAATATTAAACTAGATCAGGATTTTGAAAAAATCACCATCAGCTTATCATCTCCAGACGATATTCTGGATAGATCTTATGGTGAAATACTCAAGCCTGAAACCATCAACTACAGGTCCTATAAACCTGAGAGAGACGGACTTTTTTGTGAGCGGATATTTGGTCCTGTAAAGGATTATGAATGCTATTGCGGAAAGTACAAGCGCATCAGGTACAAAGGAATTGTTTGTGACAGATGTGGGGTAGAAGTTACCGAGAAAAAAGTGCGAAGAGAACGGATGGGCCATATTAAATTAGTGGTGCCGGTTGTTCATATTTGGTTTTTCAAAAGTCTTCCCAATAAAATTGGATATCTTCTTGGTCTGTCTTCTAAAAAACTTGAAACAGTCATCTATTATGAAAGATTTGTGGTGATTCAGCCCGGAATGGCAAAAGATACCTCAGTACTTGATTTGTTGACTGAAGAAGAGTATTTCGAAATTCTCGAAACTTTGCCAAAGGAGAATCAAATGTTGGATGATGCAGATCCCAACAAGTTTGTAGCAAAAATGGGCGCAGAAGCAATTTTTGATTTGCTTTTAAGAATCAATATGGATGATCTTTCCTTTGAACTAAGACATCAGGCATCAACTGAGTCTTCTCAGCAAAGGAAAACTGAAGCTCTGAAGCGACTTCGGGTTGTTGAAGCATTTAGAGAAGGTTTGAACAATAAAAATCACAGGCCTGAATGGATGATCATTCAGTACTTGCCTGTAATTCCACCAGAACTGAGACCATTGGTGCCGTTGGATGGTGGCCGTTTTGCAAGCTCGGATTTGAATGATTTATACAGAAGGGTAATTATTAGAAACAACCGATTAAAAAGATTACTTGAGATCAAAGCTCCGGAAGTCATTCTTAGAAATGAAAAAAGAATGCTTCAGGAAGCTGTAGATTCATTGTTTGACAATTCGAGAAAATCCAACGCAGTAAAGGCTGAGGGAGGAAGGGCACTTAAATCTTTGAGTGACATTCTCAAAGGAAAGCAAGGCCGTTTTCGTCAAAATTTGTTAGGTAAAAGGGTCGATTACAGTGGTAGGTCCGTCATTGTTGTAGGTCCAACGCTTAAGCTTCATGAATGTGGAATTCCAAAAGGGATGGCTGCAGAACTATTTAAGCCATTTATTATTAGAAAATTGATTGAGAGAGGAGTTGTTAAAACAGTGAAGTCTGCCAAAAAGCTGGTTGATCGCAAGGAAGCGGTTGTTTGGGACATTCTGGAGAATATACTTAAAGGGCACCCGGTTCTGCTTAACAGAGCTCCCACGCTCCATAGATTGTCCATTCAGGCTTTTCAACCCACCTTGGTAGAAGGAAAAGCAATACAGCTGCATCCACTTGTTTGTGGAGCATTCAATGCGGATTTCGACGGAGACCAAATGGCCGTTCACGTGCCTTTGAGCAATGCCTCCATATTGGAAGCTCAACTATTGATGCTTGCTCCTCACAATATGCTGAATCCGCAAGATGGTTCTCCTGTTACCCTTCCATCTCAAGATATGGTATTGGGTCTGTATTACCTGACCAAAGAAAAAATTTCAACTTCCAATGCAAAGTTGAGGACATATTATAGCCCGGAAGAGGTCATTATCGCGTTTAGCGAAAATAAAGTTGGACTTCACGATGGCATTCAAATGAAGGCAAAGGTGGAGGATGAGCAAGGAAACATGAGCTTCAAAGTCATAAAGACGACCGTCGGTCGTGTAATATTTAATGAGGCGGTTCCACCCCAAGCACCGTATGTCAATGAACTCATGACCAAAAAAGCCCTAAAGACCTATATAGGAGACATCATCACAAGAACAAATTTTGCTGTTACTGCTAAATTTTTGGATGATATAAAAGACATGGGATTTTATTGGGCATTTAAGGCTGGCTTGTCATTTAATCTAGGAGATTTAATCACGCCATCTATTAAAGTCAAGACACTGGATGAGGCTACAAAAGAAGTAGATGAAATCTGGGAGTCTTATAACAATGGATTGATCACCAATAATGAAAGGTACAATCAGATCATTGATCGCTGGACTTTTGCTGACAATAGAATCACAGACAATCTAATGAAAGAGTTGGCAATCCATAAAGGAGGATTCAATTCAGTTTACATGATGCTGCATTCTGGAGCTCGGGGTTCTAAACAGCAGATAAAGCAGCTTTGTGGACTTAGAGGATTGATGGCGAAGCCCAGAAAATCTGGTGATACCGGTAGTGCAATTATTGAAAATCCAATTTTGTCCAATTTTCAGGATGGTCTTTCTGTTTTGGAATATTTCATATCTACCCACGGAGCTAGAAAAGGTCTTGCAGATACTGCTTTAAAAACAGCCGACGCAGGTTATTTGACAAGAAGATTGGTGGACGTTTCTCAGGATGTGGTCATTACAGAAGTTGATTGCAATACTTTAAGAGGAATTGATACTGCTGCTTTGATAGATAATGACAAAGTGATTGAAAATTTGTCCAGCAGGATCCAAGGGAGATTTTCCTTAAATCATGTTGAAAATCCAATAACCGGCGCAATTCTTTTGGAAGCCGGAGAGTACATCGATGTTAAAACTGCAAATCTGATTGAAGCTTCTGGAGTTGAATCGGTCATGATCAGATCAGTACTTACTTGTGAGGCAAGGAAAGGAGTTTGTACAAAGTGCTATGGAAAAAACATGGCCACAGGACGAATAGCTGAACAAGGGGATGCAGTAGGAATTATTGCTGCTCAGAGTATTGGCGAACCAGGAACTCAGTTGACACTTAGAACATTCCACGTAGGTGGTGTTGCAGCCGTTTCAAAATCTGAATCCGAAATCACAGCCAAATTTGATGGCGTGATAGAATTTGATGGAATTAAGTTTGCAGAATCGACAGATGACAATGGCGCTCGTGTTTATGTTGTCATTTCAAGATCAGGAGAAATTAGAATTTTGGATGCTGAAACCAAGAAAATGCTGACCAGCGCACACGTGCCCTATGGTGCTTTTTTATTGGTTAAGAATGGACAAAAAGCACATAAGGGCGATATCCTTTGTAATTGGGACCCATTCAATGCGCTAATTATTTCTGAGTTTCCAGGTATTATCAAATTTGACTCTATTGAAGAAGGTGTTACCTTCAGAATGGAGCGTGATGACCAAACCGGGTATTCAGAAAAAATTATCATTGAATCCAAAAATAAAAAGAAAATACCTGCAATCAGCATTATGAGCCCATCCGGTGAGGAATTGAAAAATTATTCACTTCCGGTAGGTGCCTACATTACCATTGAAGACAATGAAGAGATTGTGGCTGGCCAGATGATTGGTAAAATACCGAGAAACGTGAGTAAGGTGTCAGATATTACAGGTGGTTTGCCAAGGGTTACTGAATTGTTTGAAGCAAGGAATCCTTCCAATCCTGCTGTTGTATCTGAAATTGATGGAATCGTAATTTACGGTAAAATTAAAAGAGGAAACCGGGAAGTTTTTGTAGAAGACGAGCGAACTGGGCAAAGAAGGAAATATTTAATAGGTTTGTCCAAACATATACTTGTGCAGGAAGGTGATTTTGTTAGAGCAGGAATGCCCTTGTCTGATGGAAATATTGCTCCTAGAGATATTTTGCAGATAAAGGGTTTGTTTGCGGTCCAATCTTACTTGGTAAATGGGGTTCAGGAAGTCTATAGATCACAAGGTATTAATATCAATGATAAACATATTGAAGTGATCGTACGCCAGATGATGAGATGGGTTCAAATTGAAGATCCGGGAGATACAACTCTTCTTGAAGGTGAACCCGTCGATAAATGGGACTTCGTGAGTGAAAATGACGTGATATTTGAGAAGAAAGTGGTAACTGAATCCAATGATTCTACAAAATTAAAAAGAGGCCAGCTGGTATCATTGCGCCAATTAAGGGAAGAGAATTCTTATTTAAAAAGAAATGATAAAAAGATTGTAGAATACAGGGATGCAGTGCCTGCAACTTCTAGTCCATTATTATTGGGAATAACAAGGGCTTCCTTGGGTACCAGTAGTTGGATATCCGCAGCTTCATTCCAGGAAACTACCAAAGTGTTAAGTTCGGCAGCTATTGCAGCAAAATCAGATGATCTTTCTGGTTTGAAAGAAAATGTGATCATAGGTAAGAAAATTCCTGCAGGTACAGGCCAAAAGCAATATAAAGAGATTTTGGTATTACCAAAGAAGAAGGAATTTGTGTCTTAA